The following proteins are co-located in the Marinomonas profundi genome:
- a CDS encoding insulinase family protein — protein MANSTAHHPAFTFLRSEYIDALNVTVQEFEHTVTCAKHFHIASENDENVFLVGLKTVPTDSCGVAHILEHTVLCGSERFPVRDPFFMMIRRSLNTFMNAFTSSDWTAYPFASKNKKDFNNLLDVYLDAVFFSRLDELDFSQEGHRLEFAEPDNAESDLTFKGVVFNEMKGAMSSTTSVLWQTLTKYLFPNNTYHFNSGGEPADIPDLSYQDLLAFYRTHYHPSNAVFMTFGDIPADTLQAEFEAKVLSRFERLPVEDQVSVPNAKRYFSPVRVEEGYAADEVKEDGSHVVVGWLLGESTDLNQQFEAQLLSSVLLDNSASPLMRVLENSELGRAPSPMCGLEDSNKEMSFMCGLEGVKREDAPKVEALVLSTLESIAEKGVPQDMVDAMLHQLELSQREIGGGSYPYGLQLILAGLSTAVHAGDVIAQLDLDPVINAMRDKVQDQGYIPNLIKSLLLSNAHRVTITLSPDDALETRRNQAEKDRLSKIKAALSDTEKQQIIARSAALKTRQSQVDDMSILPKVGLEDVPARLPEYEHEKVAGDLPITFYPQGTNGLVYQQLVIDLPELDAEETEYLPLFSSMMTELGIGEDDYLAVQERQAQVCGGLGASNSIRATIDDRQALNGYFILSSKALVPNVQAMSELLKDTMLNVRFDEVSRVKELVAQRRARREQSITGQGHSLAMTAAASALSGLASQQEKWSGMSGIRAAIALDDAMKADSKTAENVLAIFKRLHDKLLQANKQLLLVAEPQHEASVIDQVQAVFADLSTGTAQTKFSMAAVDSKVKVAWLTSTQVSFCSKAFRTAFGDHPDVAALTVLGGFLRNGFLHRAIREQGGAYGGGATFDGSTGSFRFYSYRDPRLTETLADFDASVAWMLDETHTEEALEEAVLGVIGSMDKPGSPAGEAQSDFYVHLHGRSLAYREAFRAKVLAVTIEQLKQVAKTYLTKENENIAVVTSTSKRAELEALGFDIQAL, from the coding sequence ATGGCAAATAGCACCGCGCACCATCCTGCGTTTACGTTTCTTCGCAGTGAGTATATTGATGCTCTTAATGTAACTGTCCAAGAGTTTGAGCACACCGTAACGTGCGCTAAGCATTTTCATATCGCGTCCGAGAATGACGAGAATGTCTTTTTAGTGGGATTAAAAACGGTGCCGACGGATTCTTGCGGCGTCGCGCATATCTTAGAGCACACTGTGTTGTGTGGCTCTGAGCGCTTTCCAGTGCGTGATCCCTTTTTTATGATGATTCGTCGTTCGTTGAATACCTTCATGAACGCGTTTACCTCTTCTGATTGGACGGCGTATCCATTTGCCAGTAAGAATAAGAAAGACTTTAACAACCTGTTGGATGTGTATTTAGATGCGGTGTTCTTTTCGCGTTTGGATGAGTTGGATTTTTCCCAAGAAGGCCACCGCTTAGAGTTTGCCGAGCCTGACAACGCTGAGTCAGATTTGACCTTTAAAGGTGTGGTCTTCAATGAAATGAAAGGCGCCATGAGCTCAACCACATCCGTGTTGTGGCAAACGCTAACCAAGTATTTATTCCCCAACAATACCTATCATTTCAATTCTGGTGGTGAACCAGCCGATATTCCCGATTTATCCTACCAAGATTTGTTGGCGTTTTATCGAACCCATTACCATCCGTCTAACGCTGTTTTCATGACCTTTGGTGATATTCCAGCCGACACACTGCAGGCGGAATTTGAAGCGAAAGTTTTGAGTCGATTTGAACGTTTGCCCGTTGAAGATCAAGTAAGCGTACCCAACGCTAAGCGCTATTTTTCTCCGGTGCGAGTGGAAGAAGGTTATGCAGCGGATGAAGTGAAAGAAGATGGCAGTCATGTGGTGGTCGGTTGGTTATTGGGAGAAAGTACCGATTTGAACCAACAGTTTGAAGCGCAATTGCTGTCTAGCGTCTTGCTCGATAACAGCGCATCGCCTTTGATGCGAGTATTAGAAAACAGCGAACTTGGCCGTGCGCCATCGCCAATGTGTGGCCTTGAAGACAGCAATAAAGAAATGAGCTTCATGTGTGGGCTGGAAGGCGTTAAGCGAGAAGACGCACCGAAAGTCGAAGCCTTGGTGTTGTCGACACTCGAAAGCATTGCAGAGAAAGGCGTGCCACAAGACATGGTGGATGCCATGTTGCATCAATTGGAATTAAGTCAGCGTGAAATTGGCGGTGGCAGTTACCCTTATGGCTTGCAATTGATCTTGGCCGGTTTATCCACCGCCGTACATGCCGGTGATGTGATTGCTCAGCTTGACCTTGACCCTGTAATTAATGCAATGCGTGACAAGGTGCAGGATCAAGGCTATATCCCGAACTTGATTAAAAGCTTGTTGTTGTCCAATGCGCATCGGGTAACGATCACATTAAGCCCAGACGATGCTCTTGAAACCCGCCGTAATCAGGCGGAAAAAGACCGTCTCAGCAAGATTAAAGCCGCCTTGTCTGATACAGAAAAACAACAGATTATTGCCCGCAGTGCGGCATTGAAGACGCGCCAATCGCAAGTTGACGACATGAGTATTCTGCCGAAAGTGGGTTTAGAAGATGTGCCTGCGCGTTTGCCAGAATATGAGCATGAAAAAGTCGCGGGGGATTTGCCGATTACGTTTTACCCTCAAGGCACAAATGGCTTGGTTTATCAGCAGTTGGTGATTGACCTGCCTGAACTGGATGCAGAAGAAACGGAATATTTGCCTTTGTTCTCTTCTATGATGACGGAGCTGGGCATTGGGGAAGACGATTACCTTGCTGTGCAGGAGCGCCAAGCTCAGGTGTGTGGCGGTTTAGGCGCGTCTAACTCGATTCGTGCGACGATTGACGATCGCCAAGCATTGAATGGTTACTTTATTCTGTCCTCCAAAGCCTTGGTGCCCAATGTTCAGGCGATGAGCGAGTTGCTGAAAGACACCATGCTTAATGTGCGCTTTGATGAAGTGAGTCGAGTGAAAGAGCTGGTGGCGCAACGTCGTGCTCGTCGCGAACAGTCTATTACTGGCCAAGGGCACTCGTTGGCGATGACAGCGGCGGCAAGTGCGCTGTCCGGTTTGGCGTCGCAACAGGAAAAATGGAGTGGCATGTCAGGCATTCGTGCCGCGATTGCATTGGACGATGCGATGAAGGCCGACAGCAAAACCGCGGAAAATGTCTTGGCTATTTTCAAGCGTTTGCACGATAAGTTGTTGCAAGCGAACAAACAGTTGCTGCTTGTTGCAGAGCCTCAGCATGAAGCGAGCGTGATAGATCAGGTTCAGGCTGTTTTTGCCGATTTATCGACCGGTACCGCGCAGACTAAATTCTCGATGGCGGCGGTGGATTCTAAAGTGAAAGTCGCTTGGCTGACGTCGACTCAGGTGAGTTTTTGCAGTAAAGCCTTTCGTACCGCCTTTGGCGATCACCCAGATGTTGCCGCTTTGACGGTATTGGGTGGCTTCTTGCGTAATGGTTTCTTACATCGCGCTATTCGAGAGCAGGGTGGAGCTTATGGCGGTGGGGCGACGTTTGATGGCAGCACGGGGTCGTTCCGCTTTTACTCCTATCGTGATCCGCGTTTGACAGAAACCTTGGCGGATTTCGATGCTTCGGTTGCGTGGATGCTCGATGAAACACACACTGAAGAGGCGCTTGAAGAAGCGGTTTTAGGCGTGATTGGTTCGATGGATAAACCTGGCTCGCCAGCGGGAGAAGCGCAAAGTGATTTCTATGTGCATCTACATGGCCGCAGTTTAGCCTACAGAGAAGCGTTTCGCGCCAAGGTTTTGGCGGTGACAATCGAGCAGTTGAAACAAGTGGCTAAGACGTACTTAACCAAAGAAAACGAAAACATCGCCGTTGTGACGTCCACGTCTAAGCGTGCGGAGTTGGAAGCATTAGGGTTTGATATTCAAGCGCTGTAA